The DNA region AAGCGGACTCTCAGAGCAAACGAAGATGAAGACGCCacagctcctcatcctcctcctaaCGATCATGGTCCACGCCGGCTCCGGGTTCCCCTCCGACAGGAAACCCGCCCAAGGCCGGGAGAAGCACGCCTCCTGGGACGACGTGAACGTGGTGGCccacggcctcctgcagctgggCCAGGGTCTGAAGGAGCACGTGGACAAGACCAAAGCCCAGATGAGGGACGTCAACACCAAGCTGAAGGCCTTCAACAACACAGTGGCCGAGCTGCAGAGGCGGCAGCAGGAGCAAGGCGCCGCTCTGGaggccagaggagaggaggcggaggagagggcAGAGGCGGCCGCTCAGCTGGCAGAGGAGGTGAGGGCCAGGGTGGACGAGGTGAGGAAGGAGAGCGACGACATCCACTCCAGGATGGgcaagctggaggagaaggtgcaggaggtgctcgCGGAGCCAGCGCTGGACACCAACGACAGCGACCACTCAGGAGTGCTGCTGATCCAGGTGAGAGGGAGCCCTGATCAGCTGATGGACAATGCAGTTACACCTCCTGATCCTCAGATAACAACAAACGCACACTGATGCTGTTTGCAGAGGCTGGTGGCGGCTCAGAACCGACGCATCGACCAGCTGGTGGACAAgatcaggcagcagcaggacaagctggagaagcagagcctgcacctgcaggcgctgcagagcAAGGTGAGCGACGCtgcggagcggcggcgccgccagcAGCCCGGCCGCTCCGTAACCGTAACCGCCTGTGTGCTTCCGCCAGGTGGCCCAGAGGAGAGTCAAGTCCCACCGACGCAGAGACGACGAGACGGCGCTGAAGGGAGAGCCGGAGCAGAGCGCGGCCACGCCAGGTAGGAGTGAGTCACAGCCAGGAGAACGACTCATCCCACCGTCACGCGCTCAGCTCGTAGGTACCCGACACCAGGCTAGATGTCAGAGTtagtcacagctgcagcacccgGCGTCTCCCCCGAAGCCAATGAGGCCAATGAGACGTCTTCTACCTTTGCACCTGCATTTATAATCCATGACTCGCTGGCAGATCGGCTCACACACGGTGCAAAGATCAGGCAGCGTGAGCACCTACACCGTGTCTTAGGGCGTAAATGTATGGAAGACAGATGTATGAGTGAATAACAGTTGAGCAACAGACAACTTGAGGTTTCCTGACGAGGATCGTCCGCTCTGCTGTTTCCAGGCTTGGCCAGAGACTGCCATGACCTGTTTGTACAGGGGCAGCGAGCCAGCGGCGTCTACGTCATCCAGCCCGAGGCCTCCAAACCCGTCAACGTCCTCTGTGAAATGACTGCAGGTGAGTGGAACACTGCAGGTGAGTGGTTCTTGCATCACAGGAGTCATCAATTACTCTGTGCTTCATACAGAAGGCGGATGGACCGTCATCCAGAAGCGTCAGGACGGATCCCAGAACTTCAACCAGCAGTGGGAGAGCTACAAGAAAGGCTTCGGCAGCCTTCACGGTGGGGCCCTGTACTGTAGCAGTAAGTCACTGCATGACCTGTAGACACAGCACTGACTGTGGCGCCTCCCCGTGCTGTAGGTGAGTTCTGGCTGGGCCTGGACAACATCCACTCCGTCACCAAACAGGGCGGCTACgttctgcaggtggagctgtCCGATCGGGCCGGGGCGCAGCAGGCGGCCCGCTACCGGGTCCAAGTggacggagaggaggagaagttcGCCCTGcacctggagcaggagcaggagcaggagcctcCGTCTGGGCCTCGGGGGGGAGCGCTGAGCACGGGCGCCTCCGGGGTCCCCTTCTCCACGGCCGACAGCGACAACGACCTCGCGGCCGACGTCAGCTGTGCCCAGCTGCTCTCAGGTAGGACGGGCTTCAAGCCTGGCACCGAGGAAGCCGCTGGCGCCGTTTAACCAACCAAACGCCTCCCGTTGCTGCAGGCGGCTGGTGGTTCAGCAGCTGCGGCGAGTCCAACCTCAACGGTAGATACCCCAGAAGGCCGAGCCAGCTCCGGAGACGGCAGGTCAGGAGGCAGGCCATGTTCTGGGACAGGAACTACTCCCTGAGGACCACGGTTCTGAAGGTGGCGCCCGCAGCAGTGAAGCAATGAGCTCATCGCCGTCGCAAGGGACCGAGCGGAGGACTCGTTATTTATAAAGTGAACTGCTGAACTACTAAAGGACTGATGACTGTGTCTCTCCTGGTGCATATGTCTATGCTACAGCATATGACGGCTATCGTCTGAGTGTCATATTGACAGCATGACTGTCCCTTTATAAGGGTTTTATTTAATCTCgttttgtatgtgtttatgttgtACATAAGCCATGTACAGTTGTATAGTGTTGTCTTCGAACTTTTATAGAAACATTTTGTATGAAGTGTTTGAAAATGTCTGTAAAAGCTTTTTCATTAAAGAGGCAATAATTTGTATAGTTTAATACAAAAGCAGAGCGTCTTGTCGTAAAGCAGTTCGTTTACTGTAAATTAGAGTCGATGTCGCTACAGCAtcatcgccccctgctggtgtaAAAACACAGTACAACCAATCAGGTGAATAGAtaaataatataacaataaaatgcaacaatGATTGGCAGTTTGTTCAGATTTcaaactgatttttttcagtTAATATAAATGACAATACACATGAAGTAAGTTGAGCAAACAGGTGTAAATATGTCACTTCCAAAGCGCACGAACCAACATCATTACTACACGAATGACATCAGTATGAACGTTTCTAACTCACACTGTCTGCACACTGAGCATTTAAAGCTGAGGCTGGCTGTGGCTGTAAACTTAACTGAGATATTAGCTTCCTCCCCTTAAAAACAGTTTGAAATTCTTTTAAACAATGCAATTGACTTGGCAAGAAGATGAAATCAATTCTTCACTTCTGTTTATTTCCTTATTATCCGAtagtacatttatttgtttacaagTCATAGAGGCTCATTGTACAAATGGTCAGAAGACGCACGTGTAACAAGGCATTTTACTGTCATAGGTCCTCAGACAGATTCCCTGATATATACTATATGAGCAGGCCCTTGTAAGCTCTTGCAAGGCACCTCAGACTGCCAACAATTGTGTCATAACATAGTTTAGTTCGTTGGCACCAAGGCAAATATGTAAGAAGTGCAAAATTcctcagcagcagaagaaagcGAAGCTCTCAGAAAATCAAAGCAGGCGACAAAGTGAGACAGCAACGGGTCGCTACATAGGTCTACCTTTTCTCAATGCATAAGAATCCATAAAATActttaataacaataaaatgtgcTGTCATTTTTTGTAGATGttattactacacaaaacattttttacacCCTCACAAAAGCACAGCTTCAAAACAAGTGAAGGTGACAAAAAGGGTTAAGAGACTGACTGGCTGCTCATGGAGCTTTACAATTAGAACTTCTCCAGCATTCACAGAAACAAGAAACTAACATTACTACGCATgctccacacaaacaaagagaaaagctcACACAAAGCTGAATGTAGCCAGTCTGTTAGTCTCTTTTTACTTTGCTGTTAAAACGATCATTAAGATCACATCTTAatttggtgtttttctttttcattagtTGTTACTAGAATCTCTGAAAGCTTCAGCCTTCACTGTTCATTATGAGTGAAAGGTCCTTTCTGATTGTATCAAGTCCGTGGTCCCTCTTGTAAAATGtactttatttacagtaattattcTGACATCTGAATATCAATCCTGTAATGATTTATTGATGCTGAAATGAGGCAGCACCTTTAAGACAGGAACAACTGCTGAGGTGAGGTGATGTTTGGCATAGCTTGCATTCAGCCTGTAATAAAATCAAGTATAAGAGAAACAGATGCAGCCTTaaataaatggaggaatgtgaaTGAGGGGACAAGAAGGGTAGAGTAGAGCAGGAGGGAAGAGAGAGTAAAAGAGGGAAGATCAGTGTGCGTAAAAGGCTTATcagaggttctgctggaggaaGTGCAGTAGCATAATCTCATAATGTTCACCGGACTCTGGACATCTGATGCTGTGTCGCTCATTGGGATAAATCTagaaacacaggaaaccagCAAATCAATCAATAAACATCTGATAACACTACgattaataacaatattaatgaGTAAATCCTCTAACCTGCAGGTTGTATGGTTTCCCAGCCCGAATGATTTGAGACACCAGGAAGTTAGTGTGGAAAAAGTGCACATTCTCATCTAGAAATCCGTGCAGGATCAGTAATCTGTTGGGCCTGCGTTCAACAGAGACATTAGCTGAACTGTATATTTGTGTTAAATGCTGTTAACTGTACAGTTATACAAGGTAGCAACAGGACAATGCACTGCTCTTACTCATTTGGGAGTTTGTTGACATGCAGGGCAACGGAACAGGCCTCATATCCCTCCGGGTTTTTATCAGGCGTGTCCAAATAGCGCTCTGTGTATCCGGTGTCATAAGCCATCCACAACGTCACGGGAGCTCCTGCAATAGCAACCTAGAAAaatgaacacaataaacaataaactggaaGCCAAACAGACTTAAATACCAAACCTTTGTAATTTAAGCTTGGCCTTCAGATGAAACAGGCTGTTTGTGGGAACAACAATCGAGAGTTAAAACAGTTGAAATtgaacagataaacacacaaacactgacactgcaGTAATGACCCCTTCTCTTTTGATCATGCACCAACTGTGAAATGATCCAGTTTAGTGGTAAATACTAGTGGTTTTTACCTTGAAGATGTCGGGTCTGTGGATGAGGCCCATAAGAGACAGGAAGCCTCCATACGACCAACCGTGGATGGCTACACGAGTCAGGTCCACAAACTTGTACTTGTCGGCGATGTAGTGCAAACCTTCCACCTGGTCTTCAATTTCCACTTGACCCTGGTTGGACGACAACAGGAAGATCTCATCTTtcataaaatatgaaaacaacatttctttaaaaaaacacaacaacgttTTTAGACGTCAACAGGCTTCACAACACAAATCTGTAAAGTtaggagagagaaggaagcaCCTCCCTAATAGCTAAACAAGCTTATCTCAGTCATTTGCACCAACTCATGATAATTACCATTTTGTCCTTCACAGCTCCTTCAAACTTGAGCCCTCGTTGACAGGATCCCCGCCCATCGATGACCAACACAACATAGCCCAGAGACGCCAGCGTGCTCAAACGCAGATACTTCACTCCTTTAAAGGAATTATTCACTAACTGCACCTGAAATCAAAAACCACTTTTaccacaaagcaaaacaaatatgaTATCTTCCTTCATACGTCAGATTTAAAGCTGGTCACCATCAAATGACCTTTGATTATCAAATGGAATGAAGGTAAAACTAACTAATTATTTCAGACGCAGGGTCAGAGGAAGTATTGCACAAAGGCCTGAGAAAAACAAAGGTTTCAAACCTGAGGACCCccataaacaaagacaactgTGGGGTGCTTTCTACCAGGGACCAAGTTGTGTGGTTTGTACAACATGCCATACAACTCAAAGCCAGATTTTCCTGTGAAGCTGAAGATCTCTGGAGAAGTGTAGTCAAATGGGTATGCTGGAAACAAATAAGCAATAGTCAATTATCTACGCACATAAATATGTCAGTGAATAGGGGTGAATTTAAAATGAGTAATAATACAGGTACCAGATGACTCCATCATGCTTGCCCAGAACTGTGGCTCCTTGTGGAGCGGGTCACTGTCTGCATCGTTCAGCTTATAGATGTGGACACAGGGTGCAGACGTCAAGCTGCTGTAATGACTGATGAACATGTCAAAAGTCtgtgatgcaaaaaaaaagatgcaaaaTGTGTGAGTTAGTAAGGGTAGGGTAAACACATCTTATTTAAAACCCATGTGGgcttttaaatacaaaaaatggaaataataattaaaaggcAATAAAACACATGACATGTTGATGATGTATCCATCTTGTGAATTTCTACTAAATATCCACAGCATTTGTTATCTCTGTATTCTCTGATCCGTactttccccactgtgggactactGAGCAGTGTGTCATTGGAATGcgttcagaaaaaaacagttttaggtTATTAAAGGAAACTACACTTTGTTACCTggctcacagagcagctgtgggaGAACCCAGGTTTGGTGAGTCGGACGATTTCACCCGGCTTATCGTAGCTCACCACATAAAGGTGATGCTCCAGAGGAGAGTCTTTGGTTCCCTGGAAGTAAACCAGCTTTGCTTTTTCATCCACCCAAATCTGAGGGCTCGATGAACGCTGTACAAACACCAGAGAGAAAGTAGAAAGGCCAATATTCAGAATATAGCTTCTGTTGACTTCACTTCAGTTGCACTGGTTATGTGCACCTATATTCACCTGTGAATATTAATTTTTGATGTATTTTACTCCAGGGTTTGTAAAATGGTGCATTTGGTAACCATAGTTTGTAAAAAGTGTGTCAGTATGTAGACGAGACACAGTAACAAACCAGCTACCCTTAAACACagagtactgtatgtgggcaCAGCTTTACCTTTGCTCCATGATTGGCCAATACCTCCCACTCGCCGCTTGTTACCGCCACCTCCTCTTTCACCGGACACTTGAAATCATCTGATGACAGGAGAGCAAATAGGACTTTAACATCCTTCTATTTACCTTTTATCTCTTATATAAGTGCTTACTAAATGGGCTATTGCATGTTTATACATTTGTGCCTTCCATGTCCCATGAGAACAACTTGCACTGCACCTGGCACTGACTCAACAGATTTTCTAGAAAAACTAACCAACACTGAACCTTCCTacaactttgtttctttttgtgcttGTGATGAAGATCAAAACTCACTTATCTCAGTCTTTAAAAGATGGGACAGACAAAATGATTACAAAAACAGATTATTATCTATCAAAGAAATGAAATTATGGCTTAAATGCTACTTCTATGTTTAAGTATTAAATGGTCTCGTCTATAGCATTAAATTCAATCTCTGATACAAGCTTAGGGTTTCAACATGTCATTACCTTCAGAGTGAGTGTAGCCTTTGGCCCAGTGATAGCTGCCTCGCTGTAGAACTGATGTGATCTTGTAAAGGTGGCAGAAGCCTGTTTTAGATTCATTTACTATGAGGAAGGTGATCTCATCATTATTGGTTTGGAGGAAGGGATGGAAGATGTCATGTACCTGCAGAACATGTACAACAGTCCTGTTAGAAAAATGTTTCTACCGTTTGTATAAAATTTAAACTGAGAATACAGCAAGATGCTTGTACAATGAATTTAGATTAGCATGAGAAACCTATGTTTAATCAGACATCAAAGGAATTGGGAAAATTAAGGTTTAATGCTATTGGACAGTGGCAGATGTTGTGCTGGGGCTCACGTTAATCCAGATGTCACTGCTCTCTTGGTAGATTATAAAAGGCTGAACTGTGTCTCCCAAAGCCTCTAGACTCTTTTGCCGGATGGCCTCATCCTGATTCACTGGAATGAAGAGCGATGGAGGCAACAAGACCAACTGGAGACGCTGCTGCCTTCTGTGCATCATGACGGCCCATGCACTAacacataaagaaaaaaaagcagtagATGGGAGACATGTAACGCATTAGGCCAGTGTTTGGTTTGGGGCTTTGTTTTCACATGCTGTGTTTCTTCTACCTAGTAAAGATGACACTTACTATCTGCCATCCTTCGTCCATCCAGCTCTGGTGACATATTCAGCAGAGGGAAACAGTGTTGTGAGGGGCACTGGCAGCTCCTTTTCTTGTGTGCTAACAATCTGGTGGAGAAAAAGATTGTTTAGTTTATTGCATCTAtacaagcaaaacaacaacatatttgAATGACATTGAAAAAGCACTCACTTTGCCAGCATTGTCTGTCCTGATTTCTGCCAATTTGAGAGTAATAGCAGGATTCTTGCTACCtagaaatgaataaaactgagttactcacaaaatattattattagtcaaATCTATATACACTACACAAATGTTTTCATATTGTTATGATAAGTCAGTGAGTTAAATTTCTGTCATATCCAGGATACGGAAGTGAATGTGAATCAGTTTTGCACGTGGTAGCTGGAGCACAGTAAGCTACAGCAGTGACACCTATTAATAGATAGTTTACTTAGTCAACTAATAACTATTTATTTACATTCTGAAAAGAATGTATATTACAACATCCCAGTAAAAAAATCAAGTGAATGACGTATAGATACCTGCGCGGGGGTATCTGTAGACATCGGTCTTACGCTCTTCCAGAGCAGGAGATGGGACATGAATTACCTCAACCTCAGACTCATCCACCTCCTCATACAGAATCTGCAGAATCTTACCACCGCCTGGTTCTGAAGTAAACAAGAAACCAGGAAATCAGGTATCATAATCATTTGTCTGGCAATGTACCAGTACAACgatttactgtttgtttgcaAAATTCCCGTAGGAGAAGTTTAGGCTTGAAATATGTTTCACTTAACATACCCATAATGTTATCAAGTTTCATATGGTCATTCATTATGGTATTTGTCAATGGAAAGTCAACGGCAATAACATCATATTCACCTTCTCGGGCAGCTGGTGACCACCAGTATCCAGTGAAACGATCAAATTCTTCCTGTGTGACAAAAGTGGCTATGCCAGCAGATTTGGGGTCTTCTTTTGGGTTATCAATAcctaaagtaaaaacaaaactcaataAATCATCTGTGGAAAACACTGAGAGCAGTAGGTAAGCATCAGGAAGTAAACCTGTTTAATTCCTGACCTTTGTGACAGAAAGTAAGCCTCCTCTCCTCGTCCGTTTTAATGCTGGTCACCCAAATGTCGTTGTTGTTGATGAAGCCGATGAAGTTTGGGTCCCCGGGGCAGATCTTGGGGTCCATTCGTGTGCCTGAACTTTGGCTCTTAATCTCTACAGGTTTCATGGGAGAGGTCTGTGAAAAACACAGCGTGAAAGCATTGTTCAAAAGAAGGCAATGGCAAAAAAAAACTACCcaattaataataaacatttaaatatcatCTATGAACCAGGATTTACAATCATTTAGTTCTCTAACTCACAATAAAGCTGTTGCCACCATCGTGTGCGTAGTACAGACTGCTGTTAGCCTGGAACAGAAAGAGCCCACTGGGTCGATGGTAGTCATACGAGGTGATGCCAGAGACCCCCAAGCGCTTCCTCTCTCGTAGCAGCTCTTCTTCCCTGGAGAAACCCCCATGGTGAGGGCTGGCCTGAGGTCAAGGGTCAAAGATAGATTATCAGGGCATGGATACAAATGATACCAAGATGTTACAATGTTACAGCTACATATATTTACCTTTGTTAATAGATCTTCAGGGCAATGAAAATAGGACCATAATTaagaaaaaaggcaaaaaatcCTTACCTGAAAATGATCCAGCATCTGTTTCCATGACAAAACCAGAAGGGCATCTTTGCGGACCTTCTTGGGAATGTCTGAGTAGAGCAAGGCATTTTCCCTGCTGGCGTAAGGCATTCCTGTAAGAGGTGAGAGGAGTTTGTATGCGCCTGGTAATAAAGTATGACAGTGGAATTTAATAAGGCTGGAGTCTAGACATTTACTTCACTATCCAAGAAGAATCAGACACTTTAATGGTGCAAATCTCTAATAACCATTAACATTTATAAACAGTTAGGGTTTAACATCAGCAACTCAATCAGGGGACCTTAACTAGAACCCGTTAGTGGGGGCTTTGGCTAAAAGTGAGGTTTTTGTactagtttgtgtgtttacatgccCTTGAATAAACCAGTTAttaaaccagagaagaagacaaaCATGGACCAGTATTGTACTATGACCTGATTTCTGCTGCTTAACATTGATCTGTTTCAGGGTTGCACAATCTCATCGTCTAGTTTAAAATAAGGCttaatacagtataacataaGTCAACACACCAAGTGTTAAAGACAGATGTCTTTTCATACACAGGGAGgcctctgtctgtcagtctcttACGTCTCGTTGGTTCAAAACATCAGctttaaaaaagaaagcagaAGTTTTTCACCACTGAAACAGCACCTGATGGGTTTCAATTATCTAGTCCGAGAAGAAAGAGCACTCAGCTGaattaaattgtaattaaacaaGTTCGTGTTGGGCTTGAATTTCACAGTAATTCAAACCTTTACTCATCCCAAAGTAAAGTCCAAATTCAGTAGgcgtctacacacacacacctcttgcAGCCACCACTTGATAAAGCTTAAAATTACATCACACACCAGGACTAACTGCTTGAGACATGAGAGCCAAAAAGAGCAACCACTTTGGAGAAATTCTGTGGATGACAGCATTaagagatgaaaacagaaaaattcACCCGCAGTAAAtcaatattcttttttttaccaGAACACAATGACTTGATTCACTTCAGATATTTGAACACTGAATAAAACTGGAACTAACTGCAGACTAGAAACATTGACTCACCAGCTGTGTCCTCAGAAGGGACCAAATCCACTCTACACAATACAACCACATTACCGAAGTTGTATCTCTTTACCATTGTACAACGTCACATTATTCATCACTGAGCATGCATATATTTCTTTAGAACCCAGTTTTTACTTCCCCTAGCTCACCTAGGTAGTAGATGCGGTGAGAATGCGGACTGCCCTCTTCCTTCTGGATGAACTGGAAGTCATGTGGCGCCTTGCTGATAACTATGCCGCTGTTCTTACGGCTGTTGTGAATGATCTGCCGCAGGCCATCCCACGTGTGCTTCTCTACATGGAACTGCAGGGAATTTacgtcctccatctccaccactTCCGTGCTGTCCGAGAGCTCGTTCACCCCTGTCATACCTGCCAGTGCCTCCCTGATGCTGTGGAGAGGCATTAAGACTGATCAGTATTCAAACAATAGCCACatgaaaaacacagatgacagCTGTAAAAGGTTGAACACTAATCTAAGTTACCCAAAGCCACTAATGCTGATTGACCTttccagaaaaaaaatgttggaaaaccaagacacacaaacatgtgcaatATATTAGcacaataaatacaacaatGTGGTAGGTGGTTGATTGTTTGTAAGCTATTGTGGTAGGAAACACAAAATGGTTAAAATGGTTCATCTATGATGATCAGTAATAACGAGATTGTAGCAATTCAAATCACATACCTTTCCTGGCCGTCTTCTGTTTTGTCTTCAATTTTTAGCCTCTTTACTTTGTGCATTAACTGTTCAACAACCCTCGACCAGACCTTACACCCTGTAAAACCCAAGATTAAAGTTGAAAGAGCTAAAAGGGACAAAACCAAAGGAAAAGTAGCAGCACCTGCTCTAGCTGACAAATAACCTAAACACTATAGAGACAAATTTGCAAATAACAAAAAATCCAAGGTAATCTAAACTATGCTGAGAAGCTATAAACAGTGAAGCTGTTACTGAAGTATTGGCCGTGCTCAGGAGAGACATCTCTTTGCTTCATCAAGGAGCTGATGTTCTTCCACAACCACGCTTCCAGCTGACTTGTTCTAATATGGGGTCTATCTATCTGTGACTCAGTTGCTCGACTGACACTTCAGCCCACAACGCAACACAGCGTCTGTGTCATAAATGTGGCAAATGTTACACTGTACCTCCACATTTTACTGTAggacagttttgttttgttgctgggACAAGAATAAACTTAACAGTATCATAACATACcctaattaaatattaatatttttttgttcCTTACCAGAAATCTTTAACCATATCATGATATCAAACAGATGTACAAATTGAATGTGTATAAATC from Betta splendens chromosome 4, fBetSpl5.4, whole genome shotgun sequence includes:
- the LOC114854825 gene encoding angiopoietin-related protein 4-like, with product MKTPQLLILLLTIMVHAGSGFPSDRKPAQGREKHASWDDVNVVAHGLLQLGQGLKEHVDKTKAQMRDVNTKLKAFNNTVAELQRRQQEQGAALEARGEEAEERAEAAAQLAEEVRARVDEVRKESDDIHSRMGKLEEKVQEVLAEPALDTNDSDHSGVLLIQRLVAAQNRRIDQLVDKIRQQQDKLEKQSLHLQALQSKVAQRRVKSHRRRDDETALKGEPEQSAATPGLARDCHDLFVQGQRASGVYVIQPEASKPVNVLCEMTAEGGWTVIQKRQDGSQNFNQQWESYKKGFGSLHGEFWLGLDNIHSVTKQGGYVLQVELSDRAGAQQAARYRVQVDGEEEKFALHLEQEQEQEPPSGPRGGALSTGASGVPFSTADSDNDLAADVSCAQLLSGGWWFSSCGESNLNGRYPRRPSQLRRRQVRRQAMFWDRNYSLRTTVLKVAPAAVKQ
- the dpp9 gene encoding dipeptidyl peptidase 9 isoform X1, translated to MHKVKRLKIEDKTEDGQESIREALAGMTGVNELSDSTEVVEMEDVNSLQFHVEKHTWDGLRQIIHNSRKNSGIVISKAPHDFQFIQKEEGSPHSHRIYYLGMPYASRENALLYSDIPKKVRKDALLVLSWKQMLDHFQASPHHGGFSREEELLRERKRLGVSGITSYDYHRPSGLFLFQANSSLYYAHDGGNSFITSPMKPVEIKSQSSGTRMDPKICPGDPNFIGFINNNDIWVTSIKTDEERRLTFCHKGIDNPKEDPKSAGIATFVTQEEFDRFTGYWWSPAAREEPGGGKILQILYEEVDESEVEVIHVPSPALEERKTDVYRYPRAGSKNPAITLKLAEIRTDNAGKIVSTQEKELPVPLTTLFPSAEYVTRAGWTKDGRYAWAVMMHRRQQRLQLVLLPPSLFIPVNQDEAIRQKSLEALGDTVQPFIIYQESSDIWINVHDIFHPFLQTNNDEITFLIVNESKTGFCHLYKITSVLQRGSYHWAKGYTHSEDDFKCPVKEEVAVTSGEWEVLANHGAKRSSSPQIWVDEKAKLVYFQGTKDSPLEHHLYVVSYDKPGEIVRLTKPGFSHSCSVSQTFDMFISHYSSLTSAPCVHIYKLNDADSDPLHKEPQFWASMMESSAYPFDYTSPEIFSFTGKSGFELYGMLYKPHNLVPGRKHPTVVFVYGGPQVQLVNNSFKGVKYLRLSTLASLGYVVLVIDGRGSCQRGLKFEGAVKDKMGQVEIEDQVEGLHYIADKYKFVDLTRVAIHGWSYGGFLSLMGLIHRPDIFKVAIAGAPVTLWMAYDTGYTERYLDTPDKNPEGYEACSVALHVNKLPNEPNRLLILHGFLDENVHFFHTNFLVSQIIRAGKPYNLQIYPNERHSIRCPESGEHYEIMLLHFLQQNL
- the dpp9 gene encoding dipeptidyl peptidase 9 isoform X2 translates to MKRHLSLTLGMPYASRENALLYSDIPKKVRKDALLVLSWKQMLDHFQASPHHGGFSREEELLRERKRLGVSGITSYDYHRPSGLFLFQANSSLYYAHDGGNSFITSPMKPVEIKSQSSGTRMDPKICPGDPNFIGFINNNDIWVTSIKTDEERRLTFCHKGIDNPKEDPKSAGIATFVTQEEFDRFTGYWWSPAAREEPGGGKILQILYEEVDESEVEVIHVPSPALEERKTDVYRYPRAGSKNPAITLKLAEIRTDNAGKIVSTQEKELPVPLTTLFPSAEYVTRAGWTKDGRYAWAVMMHRRQQRLQLVLLPPSLFIPVNQDEAIRQKSLEALGDTVQPFIIYQESSDIWINVHDIFHPFLQTNNDEITFLIVNESKTGFCHLYKITSVLQRGSYHWAKGYTHSEDDFKCPVKEEVAVTSGEWEVLANHGAKRSSSPQIWVDEKAKLVYFQGTKDSPLEHHLYVVSYDKPGEIVRLTKPGFSHSCSVSQTFDMFISHYSSLTSAPCVHIYKLNDADSDPLHKEPQFWASMMESSAYPFDYTSPEIFSFTGKSGFELYGMLYKPHNLVPGRKHPTVVFVYGGPQVQLVNNSFKGVKYLRLSTLASLGYVVLVIDGRGSCQRGLKFEGAVKDKMGQVEIEDQVEGLHYIADKYKFVDLTRVAIHGWSYGGFLSLMGLIHRPDIFKVAIAGAPVTLWMAYDTGYTERYLDTPDKNPEGYEACSVALHVNKLPNEPNRLLILHGFLDENVHFFHTNFLVSQIIRAGKPYNLQIYPNERHSIRCPESGEHYEIMLLHFLQQNL